In a single window of the Bradyrhizobium erythrophlei genome:
- a CDS encoding PrsW family intramembrane metalloprotease — MLLLESLPTVIGTAAVAPALLMLWLVIAAGERPGPPAKVWTAFLLGAASISLLGLARAPFMSILTAPENPWVAQALHSIFGVALPEETVKVLAIVAVSARRRPFADPMDTVVYGAAVGLGFAAYENLAYLVQHAEMWRSLAALRSVLTVPFHGALGIIAGAYLAIGRSGTALGAHRHHRDWARISSRILMLFAPVALHAGFDFPLLTLQQNADLDPSTRLLLGSASVLIGFSAIAFAARLVRRVGRHHAPRTDIARERLTQLRRMWALLVAGGAAGFVGLAFVLTSIHHWLVNPERNVALVLVPIGLVSILIGSVLLLVTTAIYILGRNRMRGTSRGFSSAPGQG, encoded by the coding sequence ATGCTGCTCCTTGAATCCCTCCCGACTGTCATCGGCACCGCGGCTGTCGCGCCCGCGCTGCTGATGCTGTGGCTCGTGATTGCCGCCGGCGAGCGCCCTGGTCCGCCTGCCAAGGTGTGGACCGCGTTTCTGCTCGGCGCCGCCAGCATTTCGCTGCTCGGGCTGGCGCGGGCGCCGTTCATGTCGATTCTTACCGCCCCCGAAAACCCTTGGGTTGCGCAGGCGCTGCACTCGATCTTCGGGGTCGCCCTGCCCGAGGAAACCGTCAAGGTTCTCGCCATCGTCGCGGTTTCGGCGCGGCGGCGGCCTTTCGCCGATCCGATGGACACCGTGGTCTATGGTGCCGCCGTAGGGCTCGGCTTTGCCGCCTACGAAAACCTCGCTTATCTCGTGCAGCATGCCGAGATGTGGCGATCGCTGGCAGCGTTGCGCAGCGTCCTGACCGTGCCGTTCCACGGCGCGCTCGGCATCATTGCCGGCGCCTATCTCGCGATCGGCCGCTCCGGCACCGCGCTTGGCGCGCACCGGCACCATCGCGACTGGGCGCGTATCTCAAGCCGAATCCTGATGCTGTTTGCGCCGGTCGCGCTGCATGCCGGTTTCGATTTTCCGCTGCTGACGCTGCAGCAAAACGCCGACCTTGATCCATCAACCAGGCTGCTGCTGGGATCGGCGAGCGTGCTGATCGGGTTCAGCGCGATCGCATTCGCGGCGCGGCTGGTGCGGCGGGTCGGCCGACACCATGCTCCCCGCACCGACATCGCACGCGAGCGGCTGACCCAGTTACGGCGGATGTGGGCGTTGCTGGTGGCCGGCGGTGCGGCCGGATTTGTCGGCCTCGCCTTCGTACTGACGTCGATCCATCACTGGCTGGTGAACCCCGAACGCAACGTGGCGCTGGTTCTCGTGCCTATCGGTCTCGTATCGATCCTGATCGGCAGCGTCCTTCTGCTGGTCACCACGGCGATCTATATTCTCGGCCGCAATCGGATGCGCGGCACGTCGCGGGGCTTTTCGTCCGCGCCCGGCCAAGGCTGA
- a CDS encoding DUF2061 domain-containing protein — protein MISFRGAETHIRSVLKAVSWRTLGTLDTFAISWFMTGRVKIAGSIAGIEIVTKIVWYYLHERIWAAVRWGRREL, from the coding sequence GTGATTTCATTCCGCGGAGCAGAGACACATATTAGATCGGTTCTCAAAGCTGTCAGTTGGCGGACTTTGGGAACACTCGACACCTTCGCGATCAGTTGGTTCATGACGGGCAGGGTCAAAATCGCAGGATCGATCGCCGGTATCGAGATAGTAACCAAGATTGTCTGGTACTATCTTCACGAGCGCATCTGGGCTGCGGTGCGTTGGGGCCGACGCGAGCTATGA